In one Neobacillus sp. WH10 genomic region, the following are encoded:
- a CDS encoding FAD binding domain-containing protein gives MLPFDFDYYRPETLNEAVDLFQFLDQQGKQPMFFSGGTELITLGRINLAYTEAVIDIKDIAESKIMQVSGDQVLLGSTLSLTKIEEANLFPLLTKTASEVADHTARGKITLGGNICARIFYREAVLPFLLADSQVLLIGPNGKKIIPINDIFQGQLGLEKGEFLVQIATENRFIRAPFFSVKRRQQWDTGYPLITIAALKVNQQIRVGISGLCPFPFRSTEVEGALNNIGQSAEARVAGAIAVLPQPILDDVEGSAEYRLFVLRNLFFDLLAALDRVQV, from the coding sequence ATGCTTCCCTTTGATTTTGATTATTATCGGCCGGAAACGTTAAACGAAGCTGTAGATTTATTTCAATTTTTGGATCAACAGGGCAAGCAGCCGATGTTTTTTTCAGGAGGAACAGAATTAATTACACTTGGGAGAATTAACCTAGCCTACACGGAAGCAGTCATTGATATTAAGGACATTGCTGAAAGCAAGATTATGCAAGTAAGCGGGGATCAGGTACTTCTTGGCAGCACGCTTTCGCTAACAAAAATTGAAGAAGCGAATCTTTTTCCATTGTTAACAAAAACAGCGAGTGAAGTTGCCGACCATACTGCCCGAGGAAAAATTACCTTGGGTGGTAATATTTGTGCACGAATTTTTTATCGGGAAGCAGTTCTGCCATTTTTACTTGCAGACAGTCAAGTATTACTGATTGGACCTAATGGAAAAAAAATCATCCCTATTAATGATATCTTTCAAGGACAATTAGGATTAGAAAAAGGCGAATTTTTGGTTCAAATCGCAACGGAGAATAGGTTTATCAGAGCACCGTTTTTTAGTGTCAAACGCCGCCAGCAGTGGGATACCGGTTACCCCTTGATTACAATTGCAGCTTTAAAAGTGAATCAACAAATTCGTGTTGGTATTAGCGGGTTATGTCCCTTTCCTTTTCGCTCTACGGAGGTTGAAGGTGCATTAAATAATATAGGACAATCGGCTGAAGCAAGAGTGGCCGGAGCAATTGCAGTTTTACCACAACCGATTTTAGATGATGTCGAGGGATCTGCTGAATACCGTTTATTTGTTTTACGGAATTTGTTCTTTGATTTATTGGCTGCTCTTGATAGAGTGCAGGTTTAA
- a CDS encoding (2Fe-2S)-binding protein, translated as MKTYTGTLNVNGESRMVTVRSADTLLYVLRRMLGLTGSKPGCLNGDCGACTVNVDGWPMKSCLMLAVEAVGKEVTTIEGLADTPIQRAFVEHFAFQCGYCTPGFIMNCHSLIERHPDADDHTIKEWLESNICRCTSYFEIEHAVKSVLKKE; from the coding sequence TTGAAAACCTATACGGGTACCTTAAACGTAAATGGAGAAAGTCGGATGGTTACAGTAAGGTCAGCTGATACCCTTTTATATGTCTTAAGGAGGATGCTAGGTCTGACAGGATCGAAGCCAGGATGTTTAAACGGCGACTGTGGGGCATGTACCGTGAATGTCGACGGATGGCCAATGAAATCTTGTTTAATGTTAGCCGTGGAAGCGGTTGGGAAAGAAGTGACAACAATTGAAGGGCTGGCTGACACCCCAATTCAGAGAGCCTTTGTCGAGCACTTCGCGTTTCAATGCGGTTATTGCACACCAGGGTTTATTATGAACTGCCACTCTTTAATCGAACGGCATCCGGATGCCGATGATCATACCATTAAAGAATGGCTTGAATCGAATATTTGCCGTTGCACGAGTTATTTCGAGATTGAGCATGCTGTGAAATCGGTGTTAAAGAAGGAATGA
- a CDS encoding penicillin-binding protein 2 codes for MEKLTKKKSHFPFRLNLLFFSVFLLFSVLILRLGFVQIVYGENYKRDLERKEDITVSNLVPRGKMLDRDFRVVVDNVPKSAIIYTNEGFSQKEMLETAKKLALLIDKKTDKVTERDKRDFWFIKNQKWADAKITKTEKDLYNAKKLTDKEIYKLKLDRITEEELKEITDTDLEVLAIYREFTSGYKFTPQMVKNEDVTEKEFAVVSENLQSLPGVETTTDWDRSYAFENTLRSVLGKVTKSDEGLPADQLDYFLAKGYSRNDRVGKSQLEFQYEDVLHGYKSKVKNITDNAGNVIEIHSVYTGKKGKDLILTIDMELQMAIDKILEEELWAAKTSPGTGLTDRAYVVLMDPWTGEVLTMSGKKIVNDKDTGNDEMIDDALGTFTTTYNVGSAVKGATILTGYKSGAISPGTSFDDTGIKIKDTPLKKSYAYLGRINDIDALKKSSNVYMFHTAINIGKGHYEYDKPLNFTNKLSFETIRNSFASFGLGTRTGIDLPNEQTGFKGQSKLPGYLLDLVIGQYDTYSTMQLAQYVSTIANGGYRMQPHVVKQIREPASESDEFGPVIQEITPTVLNTIDVKKEWMSRVQTGFKKVMQEPGGTAYNFFQGVTYSPAGKTGTAEAFYDGPFRSNYGKEPPPVMNLSLVCYAPSTNPEVAMAVLVPWAYEGSVDNRANLKIGKRVLDTYFQMKNNFARRSNR; via the coding sequence TTGGAGAAGCTGACAAAGAAAAAGTCTCATTTCCCTTTTCGCTTAAATTTACTTTTTTTTAGTGTATTTTTATTATTTTCAGTCCTTATACTTCGTCTTGGCTTTGTACAAATTGTGTATGGAGAAAATTACAAAAGAGATTTAGAAAGGAAAGAAGATATTACGGTTAGTAATTTAGTGCCTAGAGGAAAAATGCTCGATCGTGATTTTCGGGTGGTTGTCGATAATGTTCCAAAAAGTGCTATCATCTATACAAATGAAGGGTTTAGTCAAAAAGAGATGCTAGAAACCGCTAAAAAGTTAGCGCTGCTGATTGATAAAAAAACAGACAAGGTCACTGAAAGAGACAAGCGGGATTTCTGGTTCATAAAAAATCAAAAGTGGGCGGATGCCAAAATCACAAAAACAGAAAAAGACTTATACAATGCAAAAAAATTAACGGACAAAGAGATCTATAAATTAAAATTGGATCGTATCACTGAGGAAGAATTGAAAGAAATAACAGATACCGACCTTGAAGTGCTGGCGATTTACCGGGAATTTACCAGCGGATATAAATTTACCCCGCAAATGGTAAAGAACGAAGACGTTACCGAAAAGGAATTTGCCGTAGTAAGTGAAAATCTTCAATCACTCCCTGGGGTTGAAACGACAACAGATTGGGACCGATCGTATGCTTTCGAAAATACATTGAGATCTGTTTTAGGAAAGGTGACAAAATCCGATGAAGGCCTTCCTGCTGATCAATTAGATTATTTTTTAGCAAAGGGCTATAGCCGTAATGACCGTGTCGGCAAAAGTCAATTAGAATTCCAATATGAAGATGTACTTCACGGTTACAAATCAAAGGTGAAAAATATAACAGATAATGCGGGCAATGTCATTGAAATCCACTCCGTCTACACTGGAAAAAAAGGAAAAGATCTTATTTTAACGATTGATATGGAACTCCAAATGGCTATTGATAAGATTCTTGAAGAAGAACTTTGGGCTGCAAAGACATCACCAGGTACTGGTTTAACCGATCGTGCTTACGTCGTCTTAATGGATCCCTGGACTGGAGAGGTATTAACGATGTCAGGAAAAAAAATTGTTAATGACAAAGATACCGGAAATGACGAAATGATTGATGATGCCCTGGGGACCTTTACTACCACATATAACGTCGGTTCCGCTGTAAAAGGAGCAACGATTTTAACCGGCTATAAATCAGGCGCAATTTCTCCTGGTACTTCTTTTGATGATACTGGGATCAAAATTAAAGATACCCCTTTAAAAAAATCGTATGCCTATTTAGGTAGAATAAATGATATTGATGCCTTAAAAAAATCTTCAAACGTTTATATGTTCCATACAGCTATTAATATCGGTAAAGGACATTATGAATACGACAAACCATTAAATTTTACTAACAAGCTTTCTTTCGAAACAATAAGAAACTCTTTTGCTTCCTTTGGCCTTGGAACAAGAACAGGGATTGATCTACCAAATGAACAAACAGGTTTTAAAGGACAAAGCAAGCTGCCTGGTTATTTACTCGATCTTGTTATTGGTCAATATGATACATATTCTACCATGCAGCTGGCACAATATGTGTCTACGATTGCAAATGGCGGCTACCGAATGCAGCCCCATGTGGTAAAACAAATTCGTGAACCCGCAAGTGAATCGGATGAATTCGGGCCAGTCATACAAGAAATCACTCCAACTGTCCTGAACACAATTGATGTAAAAAAGGAATGGATGAGTCGTGTCCAAACTGGATTTAAAAAGGTCATGCAGGAGCCGGGCGGAACTGCATATAACTTTTTTCAGGGTGTTACCTATTCACCTGCAGGTAAAACCGGTACTGCCGAAGCCTTTTACGACGGACCATTTCGCAGTAATTATGGAAAAGAGCCGCCTCCTGTTATGAACTTAAGCCTGGTGTGCTACGCTCCAAGCACGAATCCTGAGGTTGCCATGGCCGTTTTAGTTCCATGGGCTTACGAAGGAAGCGTTGATAACCGTGCAAACCTCAAAATAGGCAAGCGGGTTTTGGATACGTATTTTCAAATGAAAAATAATTTCGCAAGAAGATCTAACCGTTAG
- a CDS encoding carboxypeptidase M32 has translation MEQKVANLTLQKALEQFKLLDEKITHFSSIIGLADWDQKVMAPKKGRNVFAKATGTLRTEVFKLSVSKEMGDLLEKLTSAENGEKLDEVTKARVREYKEYYQKSKSIPADLFQEYSILTAQANDAWEEARENNDFARYLPSLEKIVEFKRKFAEIYGYEEHPYDALLDEFEPGLTVKRLDPLFAKLRESSVNLLERIKKNGKLTQVGVFEQSFDIEKQKEFNRFILPIIGFDMEAGRLDETVHPFAQTVNIGDVRLTTRYLERNVRSALFGTIHEAGHGIYEQHINPEYEESVLQSGTSFGIHESQSRFLENMVGRSKEFWKFFFPKLQEYFPAQLANVSVEEFYRAVNTVEPSFIRVEADELTYNLHIMLRYEIEKALIGGEIDAKDLPEIWNQKMQDYLGITPSTDTEGVLQDVHWSFGGIGYFPSYSLGNLYAAQILRTIQNDLPDFYSYIENGQFELIQAWLKEKIHRFGKLYTPNELIVKVTGEELNADYLVEYLEKKYSEIYEL, from the coding sequence ATGGAACAGAAAGTAGCTAATCTAACATTACAGAAGGCATTAGAACAATTTAAACTGTTAGATGAAAAAATAACTCATTTTTCAAGTATTATTGGTTTAGCAGACTGGGATCAAAAAGTTATGGCACCGAAAAAAGGCAGGAATGTTTTTGCTAAGGCAACTGGAACATTACGGACGGAAGTATTTAAGCTATCTGTATCTAAGGAAATGGGCGACTTATTAGAAAAACTTACTTCTGCTGAAAATGGAGAAAAATTAGATGAAGTCACCAAGGCAAGGGTAAGGGAGTATAAAGAATACTACCAGAAATCCAAAAGTATACCGGCCGACCTTTTTCAGGAGTACAGTATCTTAACGGCACAAGCAAATGATGCATGGGAAGAAGCGCGAGAAAACAACGATTTTGCCCGCTACCTTCCTTCATTGGAGAAAATTGTTGAATTTAAGCGGAAATTCGCTGAAATTTATGGCTATGAGGAGCATCCATACGATGCCTTGCTTGATGAATTTGAGCCGGGCTTAACAGTGAAGAGACTAGATCCTTTATTTGCTAAATTAAGAGAATCAAGTGTAAATTTATTAGAACGAATTAAGAAAAATGGAAAGCTGACACAAGTTGGAGTGTTTGAGCAATCATTTGATATCGAGAAACAAAAAGAATTTAATCGTTTCATCCTGCCGATCATTGGTTTTGATATGGAGGCAGGGCGCCTTGACGAAACCGTGCATCCATTTGCCCAAACAGTGAACATTGGGGATGTTCGCTTGACAACCCGCTATTTAGAAAGAAATGTTCGTTCTGCCCTTTTTGGAACAATTCATGAAGCAGGGCATGGAATATATGAGCAGCACATAAATCCGGAATATGAGGAATCAGTTCTTCAGAGTGGTACTTCATTTGGGATACATGAATCACAATCAAGATTTTTGGAAAATATGGTCGGACGCAGCAAGGAATTCTGGAAGTTCTTTTTCCCTAAGCTGCAAGAATATTTTCCCGCACAATTAGCAAATGTTTCAGTTGAGGAATTTTATCGTGCGGTAAATACGGTTGAGCCTTCTTTTATCCGTGTGGAGGCAGATGAGTTAACCTACAATTTGCATATTATGCTAAGATATGAAATTGAAAAAGCATTAATTGGCGGTGAGATTGATGCTAAGGACTTGCCTGAAATTTGGAACCAGAAAATGCAAGATTATCTTGGAATTACACCAAGTACGGATACTGAAGGTGTTCTTCAGGATGTACACTGGTCCTTTGGCGGCATCGGCTATTTCCCATCCTATTCATTAGGAAATCTCTATGCAGCCCAAATTCTACGAACAATACAAAATGATCTTCCTGATTTCTATAGCTATATTGAAAATGGCCAGTTTGAGCTGATCCAAGCATGGTTAAAGGAAAAAATCCACCGGTTCGGTAAACTTTATACACCGAATGAATTAATCGTTAAGGTCACTGGTGAGGAATTAAACGCAGATTATCTTGTTGAATATCTCGAGAAAAAATATTCAGAGATATATGAACTATAA